The sequence ACGGGCTTGCCGTCGACGCTGGTGTACTCGCTGACGCCGTCGTGCAGCGCGACGATGTACTTGATCGCGGCGACGACGTCCTGGAGGCGGAGGGTGGACTCGGAGAGGGTGCCCTCGAGGCCGAGCTTCTTGCCGATCTTGTAGCGGCCGACCTTCGCGAGGTCGTAGCGCTTGGCGTTGAAGTAGAGGTTGTTCAGCATCGCCTCGCCCGCATCGCGCGTGGGCGGCTCGCCCGGACGCTGCTTGCGGTAGATGTCGATGAGCGCCTCGTCCTGCGAGGTGATGCGGTCCTTCTCGAGCGTGGAGCGCATCGACTCGAACTCGCCGAACTCCTCGAGGATGTCGCTGTGCGACATGCCGAGGGCCTGCAGCAGGGTGGTGACGGACTGCTTGCGCTTGCGGTCGATGCGCACGCCGACCTGGTCGCGCTTGTCGACCTCGAACTCGAGCCAGGCACCGCGCGAAGGGATGACCTTCGCGGAGAAGATGTGCTTGTCGCTCGTCTTGTCGATGGACTCCTCGAAGTACACACCCGGGGAGCGGACGAGCTGGGAGACGACGACACGCTCGGTGCCGTTGATGATGAACGTGCCCTTGTCGGTCATGAGCGGGAACTCGCCCATGAAGACCGTCTGGGTCTTGATCTCACCGGTCTCGTTGTTCATGAACTCCGCGATGACGTACAGCGGAGCGGCGTAGGTGAGGTCCTTCTCCTTGCATTCGTCGACCGTGTACTTCGGGTCGTCGAAGGTGTGATCGCGGAACGACAACGACATGTTGCCGGCGAAGTCCTCGATCGGGGAGATCTCCTCGAGGATGTCCGCGAGACCGGAGGTCTGCGGGACGTCCTCGCGACCGGCGGCGGAGGCCTCAGCGGCACGCTCCTGCCAGCGCTCGTTGCCGAGCAGCCAGTCGAACGAGGTGGTCTGCAGACTCAGCAGATCCGGGACCTCGATGGGGTCGCCGAGCTTCGCGAAGGTGACGCGGGGCGAGACGGTACGAAGTGCGATGTCAGTGGTGCGATCGGTGCTCGAGGCAGCCAAGGGGGGTCCTTCCACAGGCCGATGACGGAATCCCAGGCGCGGTGGACGACCCATCAGGGCAGTGGAGCAGGCACGGCAGCGAAAGCTGCGCGGAACGGCAGATCCGACGGGAGGCACACAGCGCAAGGACCGACCATACACAAAATCGCGGATGGGCGCAAGGGTCGCGGACGCGACCAGCCCATCCGCGTCGGCCGCTATATGCCTGGCGCGGGTGTTCTCCCGGTGCGTCCCTGTCTGTCTGGCTCGACCGGCCCGGCGGTGTCCTCACACCGGGCGCACGCGACAGGAACAGCTCCGTACGCCAAGAAGAATGGAGGGAAATCGGCGCGGAGTCAAGCAGGCGGGGCGGATCGCGGGGTGTCGCGGCCCCTCGCAGGGGCGGGCCGCACCTCCCTGTGGAGGTGCGGCCCGCCATGAGGCGGCTCACCGTCGTCGAGCGGCGCCGGGGTGCGTGAGGTCAGCGGCGCCGGCGCAGCGCCACGAGCGCTCCCCCGCCGAGCAGCAGCGCGACGGCCACGCCGAGCGGGACGAGGATCTCTGCGCCGGTGCGGGCCAGCGGGCCTCCGGAGCTGCCTCCGCCCGTCCCGTCGCCAACACCCGTCCCGGCACCGGTGCCCGTGCCGCTGCCGGCTCCGGTGCTGTCGCCGTCGCCGCTGCCGTCACCGGAGCCGGTGCCGTCGGCGTTCCCGCCGGCCGCACCGTCGCCCTCGCCCGCGCCGTTCCCGGACCCGTCGCCGGATCCCGAGCCGTCGCCGGAGCCGTCCGCCGCGGCGGCGGCGAGGAGCAGGTAGGTGCCCTGCGACGGGCCGGAGAAGGTGAGCACGCCGTCCTCCCAGCTCGATGCGACGGGCAGGCGGGTGCCGTCGGCGAGGAGCCTCAGCACCGTCTCCCCCTCGTCACCGGGCACGGTGATCACGGACTCGAGGGAGCCGTGGGCGTTGGCGAGCACCAGCACGCGGCCCTCCTCCTCCGCGGCCGGCTCGAGCGCGGCGGTGAGCGTGTCATCGCTGCGGAAGGTGGCGGTCGCGGTGACCTCCCCCGCGGTGAGCGTCACCTCCTCGAGCGCGACGGCCACGGTGAGGCCGAGGGCGACCGGTTCGCCCGCGGCATCGATGAGCGGCTCGCCGGAGGAGTCCACCGCGAGAGCGGTCACCTCCTGCTCCCCTTCGACGAGGACGGTGTCGGGCGCGAGACGCAGCCCGATGCCGGCCTCCTCGGCGGCCCGGGCGTCACCGTCCAGGGTCACCGTGCAGGAGTCGAGCACCGTCTCGGCCAGTGCGGCCTGGTCCCCGAGCTCCTCGCGGTGGATGCTCAGCTCCACCGACGCGGGACCGCTGATCTCGATCTCCTCCGCGGGCGGCGCGATCTGGAAGTCCAGGGTCTCGGTGGCGGTGCCGCCGGCGAGGTCGGTCGCGACGACCGTGAGGGTGTGCGCGCCGTCGGCGAGATCCGCCGTCGGCACCGCGGCCGTGAGGGTGTCCTGCACGGCGGTGGTCCGCGCGCCGGAGGTCACGACCTCGCCCGGCGCGTCCGCGGCGGGCTCCTCCGCGTCACGGTCCCCCGCATCACGATCGTCCGCGTCAGGCTCCTGCGCATCGGCGGACTGCAGGTCGCGCAGGTCGATCAGGGTGTCCTCGAGCGCATGCTCCTGGGTGGCGAGGTCGGTGGTCGACTCGTGGACCACCTCGCCGTCCACCATCACCTGCAGGGCGGCGAGGTTCTCGTCGGTCGCGGCGACCTCGACCTCCCGGCCGTCGTCGACGGTGTCCTCGTCGGCGAGGCCCTCGATGTCGATCCGGGGCACGTCCTGGTCGAGGATCACCGGGACCAGGCCCAGCAGCACGTTGCCGTTCGAGTCGTAGAACTCGATCAGCAGGGTGTCGCCGTCGGCCACCGTGATCTCGGTCGAGAAGTCGCGGGTGTTGGACTCCTCCCCCGGGCTGCCGATGTCGAAGCGCTCGATGACGATCGAGTCGTTGAGCGAGAGGCCGTAGCCCCAGCCGTCGTCGGAGGCGGTGCCGGCCACGGTCACCTGCTCGCTGTCGGTGTAGAGGGTGCCGCCCACCAGGGTGGGCTCGTCGACGCGCAGGGTCGGTGCCGTGACGTCCACGTAGAAGCGCACGCCCCGGTCGAAGCGGACGGTGCCGTCGGCGTCCTCGACCACCATGCGGAAGTGGTTCTCGCCGGTGGAGACGGGCAGCGGAGCGCTGAAGCTGCCGTCCTCGGCGATCTCGGCGCGGATCGGCCCCTCCTCCCGGCGCACGCCGTCCTCGCCGAGCACGGCGGTCGGGGTGAGGGTGAGGGTGCCGCCGGCCGGGTACTCGCCGCGCAGGGTGAACACGCTGCCGTCCTCGCTGATGTCGCCGGTGTCCGCGGGCACGAAGCACGCGCCCGAGGCGAGCACGCAGTCGGCGTTGGTGACCTCGGGCATCCCCCACTCGGTCTCCTGCTCGCGGCCGGAGATCGCGAAGGACTGCGAGTCGGTGTTGACCCCGTCGGAGGCGGACAGCGTGAAGGCCGCCGCGTCCTCTCCGGGCGTCACGGTGATCTCGAAGGCGCCGTCGGCATCGACCTCGCCCTCTGTCTCGCCGGCGCTGACGCTGAGCTCGGCGCCGTCCCGCTCGTCGGTGAGGGTGCCGCGCACGGTGATCCGGCCGTCCTCGTCGAGGAGCGCCCTGCCCTGCTCGTCGGTCTCCATCTCGGTGACGGCGAGCTCGGGCGGGATGGAGTCGTAGGTGACCGTGAGGCTCTGCTCCTGGACCACCTCGCCCTCGGCGTCGAGCCCCTCGACGAGGAGCTCCTGCTCCCCCTCGGAAAGCGGGACCAGGTGGCGGAAGCGGCCCTCGGGGGTCTCGACCGTCTCCTCCCCGACCCGCACCGAGGTGATGTCCCCGGAGACGTAGCCGCTCAGCAGCAGCGACCCCTCCTGCACCAGCATCGACTGCGGGCCGAAGACGTCGTTTTCGAGCTGCGCGCCGCCGGCGATCAGCAGGGTCGAGGGAGCGAAGACCTTCGTGGCCACGCCCAGGTTGAAGCCGGCGTCCAGCACCGAGACCGTGACGAACGGGACCTCCTGCGGGTCCACCTCGACGGAGTAGCCGTCACCGCCGGGCGCCTCGATCACCTCGATCTCCTCCCCCGCGGCGCTGGTCACGGTGGGCGGGGCGAGCACGCCGGAGCCCTCCTCGAGCACGGTGAAGCTGAGCAGCCCGGCCTCGTAGGGCCCGAACTCGATCTCGGGCGGGGTCGCGTCGATGCCGAAGTCGAAGTCGGTGCTCTGCCACGCATGGTCCGGGCTGAGCCGGGTCTCGACCCGGTAGGTGTAGTCCCCGTCGGGCAGGGCGGCGTAGTCCACCGCCTGCGGGTCGTAGATCGTGCCGTCGAAGGTCGCACCCGTCCACTGCAGCTCGCGCGGGTCCTCGGGCTCCGCCCAGTCGCCGAGCAGGCTGCGGTACAGGCCCTGCTCCTCTCCGAGCACCGTGATCAGCTCGCCCTCGCCGTCGAGCACCGAGTAGCGGATGTCCGAGGCGTTGCGCATCGGCACCAGGTTCGCCGCGATGGTGTCCATGTCGCCGTCGCCGTTGGGCGAGAGGAAGAACGTGCCGATCTTGCTGTCCAGCGGGAGCGTCGAGCCGCCCCACGAGGTGATCAGCTCGCTCTGCACGCCCACGCCCTCGAGGGTCTCGTCGGCCGGGAGGATGATCTCCTCGGCGTTCCAGTCACCGGCGAAGCCGAGGAACGGGATCGACAGATCCGGCTGCGCGTCGGTGCCGGAGGCGAAGCGGACCCAGCCGCCCGTGAAGTGGTCCTCCCCCGCCTCGGGGCTGACGGTGACCTCGACGCTCGCGGTGCCTCCGGCGGGCACGGTCACGGCCTCGGGCGCGGTGACGGTGCCGGCGGAGGGCCGCACCGTGGTCGTCTCGCCGGCCTCGTTGGTCTCGGCGAGCAGCGCCACCTCGGGCAGGGTGAACTCCAGGTCCTCCTGCGCGCTGCTGGTGAGCGTCGCGGTGAAGGTGGCGGAGCCGTCGATCTCCCGCAGCGCGGCCGCGCCCTCGCCGTCCACGGTCGCGATCACCTGGGAGTCCAGCGCCCGATCCACCTGGGCCAGGCCCGCCCCGACCTGCCGGGGCGAGGCCGACGGGGTCTCCGTGTCCGCGTCCTCGGGGATCAGCGCGGTGTTCATCAGCATGACCTTGGCGAGGTCCACGCGCTCGGCGCCGGTGATCTCGGGACGGCTCTGCTCGAGGTGCTGCAGCACCAGCGCCGCCATGCCGGCCACGTTCGGCGAGGCCATGGAGGTGCCGGAGTTCATGCCGTAGGTGCCGTCGTTGTAGGTCGAGTACACATTGCCGCCGATGCCGGAGATCTCGGGCTCGAGGTCGAGCGACGGCGTGGTGCCCCAGGAGGTGAACGACGACGGCTCCAGCGCCGTGGGGTTCTCGCGCACGTCCAGATCGTCGGTGATCCGGATCGTGGCGTCCCCGCCCGCCGCCGCCTCGCGCAGCTGCGCGCCGACGGACTGGGTGACGGTGATGCCGGGGAGCGTGAAGCTCTCCACCCCGGCCATGCCGAAGGGGGCGTCCTCGGTGTTGGACACGATGACGCCGCCGGCGCCGGCCGCGATCGCGTTCTCGTACTTCTCGGTGAAGGCGATCTCGCCGCGCTCGATGAGGGCGTAGGCGCCGTCGAGGTCCTTCCCCTCGGTGTCCGTCTCCAGTGCGAGGCCCAGGTCCACCAGGGGGTGCGGCTGCCCGTCCTGGGTGCCGGTCGCCGGCGAGTAGGGCACGCCCTCGCTCTCCTCGTTCACGTACGCCATGAGCTGGGTGAGCGCGGCATTGTCGATCGAGGCGACGGTGAGCGCGGAGCCGAGGGTGCCCGGGGAGCCGACGGTGCCGTCGTCGTGGAGGCCGTAGAGGTCATCGGCGACGCCGTCGGCCGAGAAGTTCTGGCCGTCGTTGCCGGCCGCGATCACGGAGACGACGCCCGCGTCACGGGCCGCCTCGATCGCGAGGGAGCTCGCATCGGAGGCGTTCTTCTGCCCGTTGGAGGAGCCCAGCGACATGTTGATGACGTCGGCGTCGAGCTTCACCGAGTCCTCGATCGCCGCGACGATGTCGGAGTCGGTGGCGCCGCCGCCGGAGTTCGAGAACACCTTCATCGCGAGCAGCTGCGCATTGGGGGCGACGCCGTCCAGCTCGCCCGTCTCGACGAAGTCCCCGGGCTCGTCCCCCGCGGAGCCGTTGGCGGCCGCGATGCCGCCCACGTGCTGGCCGTGCGCGTCGACCACGGAATCCTTGATCACGTAGCTCTCGTCGGCGTAGTTGTAGCCGTCGGGCACCTTGCACGTGAAGTCCGCCTCGGGGGCGGGATTGATCTCGGTGATGGCCGCGTCGTCGCAGTCGTCGAGCCGCAGCGCCGGATGGCTCGGGTCGATGCCGGAGTCGATGACGGAGATGACCATGCCGGTGCCGTCCACCCCGTGGGTCTCGAAGGCGGCGGGGACGCCCTCGAGGTCGCGGGCGGTGTGCTCGGTGCGCTCGTAGACCCGCTCCCGCCGCACGGAGCGCACCTCGGGCTCGAGCGAGAGCGCGGCGAGCTGATCGCCGGGCACGGAGGCGGAGAAGCCGTTGACGAGGTAGCCGAACTGGCGGTCCAGCTCGAGCCCGTGCTCCTGCGACCAGGTGTCGATCAGCGCCTGCTGGTCCCGCAGGCGCGAGCTCTCCTGGGACATCGAGAGGCTCGCGGGCTGGTCCTCGAGCAGCACGAGGACGTCGACCGGGGCCGAGGAGAGCTCATCGGAGATCC comes from Brachybacterium faecium DSM 4810 and encodes:
- a CDS encoding subtilisin-like serine protease (PFAM: Subtilase family; Peptidase inhibitor I9; Domain of Unknown Function (DUF1034)~TIGRFAM: LPXTG-motif cell wall anchor domain), giving the protein MSTAAAAPEALTPPAAPAAPSPLEGVPGISDELSSAPVDVLVLLEDQPASLSMSQESSRLRDQQALIDTWSQEHGLELDRQFGYLVNGFSASVPGDQLAALSLEPEVRSVRRERVYERTEHTARDLEGVPAAFETHGVDGTGMVISVIDSGIDPSHPALRLDDCDDAAITEINPAPEADFTCKVPDGYNYADESYVIKDSVVDAHGQHVGGIAAANGSAGDEPGDFVETGELDGVAPNAQLLAMKVFSNSGGGATDSDIVAAIEDSVKLDADVINMSLGSSNGQKNASDASSLAIEAARDAGVVSVIAAGNDGQNFSADGVADDLYGLHDDGTVGSPGTLGSALTVASIDNAALTQLMAYVNEESEGVPYSPATGTQDGQPHPLVDLGLALETDTEGKDLDGAYALIERGEIAFTEKYENAIAAGAGGVIVSNTEDAPFGMAGVESFTLPGITVTQSVGAQLREAAAGGDATIRITDDLDVRENPTALEPSSFTSWGTTPSLDLEPEISGIGGNVYSTYNDGTYGMNSGTSMASPNVAGMAALVLQHLEQSRPEITGAERVDLAKVMLMNTALIPEDADTETPSASPRQVGAGLAQVDRALDSQVIATVDGEGAAALREIDGSATFTATLTSSAQEDLEFTLPEVALLAETNEAGETTTVRPSAGTVTAPEAVTVPAGGTASVEVTVSPEAGEDHFTGGWVRFASGTDAQPDLSIPFLGFAGDWNAEEIILPADETLEGVGVQSELITSWGGSTLPLDSKIGTFFLSPNGDGDMDTIAANLVPMRNASDIRYSVLDGEGELITVLGEEQGLYRSLLGDWAEPEDPRELQWTGATFDGTIYDPQAVDYAALPDGDYTYRVETRLSPDHAWQSTDFDFGIDATPPEIEFGPYEAGLLSFTVLEEGSGVLAPPTVTSAAGEEIEVIEAPGGDGYSVEVDPQEVPFVTVSVLDAGFNLGVATKVFAPSTLLIAGGAQLENDVFGPQSMLVQEGSLLLSGYVSGDITSVRVGEETVETPEGRFRHLVPLSEGEQELLVEGLDAEGEVVQEQSLTVTYDSIPPELAVTEMETDEQGRALLDEDGRITVRGTLTDERDGAELSVSAGETEGEVDADGAFEITVTPGEDAAAFTLSASDGVNTDSQSFAISGREQETEWGMPEVTNADCVLASGACFVPADTGDISEDGSVFTLRGEYPAGGTLTLTPTAVLGEDGVRREEGPIRAEIAEDGSFSAPLPVSTGENHFRMVVEDADGTVRFDRGVRFYVDVTAPTLRVDEPTLVGGTLYTDSEQVTVAGTASDDGWGYGLSLNDSIVIERFDIGSPGEESNTRDFSTEITVADGDTLLIEFYDSNGNVLLGLVPVILDQDVPRIDIEGLADEDTVDDGREVEVAATDENLAALQVMVDGEVVHESTTDLATQEHALEDTLIDLRDLQSADAQEPDADDRDAGDRDAEEPAADAPGEVVTSGARTTAVQDTLTAAVPTADLADGAHTLTVVATDLAGGTATETLDFQIAPPAEEIEISGPASVELSIHREELGDQAALAETVLDSCTVTLDGDARAAEEAGIGLRLAPDTVLVEGEQEVTALAVDSSGEPLIDAAGEPVALGLTVAVALEEVTLTAGEVTATATFRSDDTLTAALEPAAEEEGRVLVLANAHGSLESVITVPGDEGETVLRLLADGTRLPVASSWEDGVLTFSGPSQGTYLLLAAAAADGSGDGSGSGDGSGNGAGEGDGAAGGNADGTGSGDGSGDGDSTGAGSGTGTGAGTGVGDGTGGGSSGGPLARTGAEILVPLGVAVALLLGGGALVALRRRR